The Oryza glaberrima chromosome 9, OglaRS2, whole genome shotgun sequence genome includes a window with the following:
- the LOC127784312 gene encoding AUGMIN subunit 5, whose protein sequence is MPASSVSGGSGPGGVSPEAIIEWLQDEMGYPSAPPAPDQLRKICRGNMLPVWSFLLRRVRSERTVSTARKNILVHGVAARRAREGGAGAGAGAGGDAAAREAEARERDLATEEAERLRGVVRRQRKELRARIAEVAREEAERKRVLGERSNARHKQVMLEAYEQQCDEACKIFAEYQRRLHQFVNQARDVRRSSIGAGGPADAVEDMQLQSEREELYSTVKSNRLSDDLVETSRERSIRKACETLAGDMIEMIRSSFPAFEGSGINSSSQLDAAKLGIDLDGEIPQDVKAVALDSLKNPSLLLQSIITYTSRMKILIHKETDKIDIRADAELLRYKYENEQVIDAASTDASSPLPYQVYGNGKTGSELSTRGTYDQLLERQKEHVQQFLATEDALNKAAEAKAKSQKLLQRLHGTSDAAGSKKMPTGNTSQNMTNSRHLELDVWAKEREVAGLKASLNTLTSEVQRLYKLCAEWKEAEDSLKKKWKKIEEFDARRSELECIYNALLRANMEASTFWEQQPLSARGYASRTIIPACNAVVDMSTNSRDLIERELSAFGQSLDNSLCRLPATPQALLEALGSNGATGSEAVAAAEKHAALLTARAGARDPSAVPSICRISTALQYNSVSPGTEGTDSGLASVLNSLEFCLKPCGSEASILEDLSKAINLVHTRRNLVENDRVLLNRAHRAQQEYERVANYCLKLAGEQEKMVSERWLPELRNAVQEAQRCFEDCRRVRGLVDEWYEQPAATVVDWVTIDGQSVGAWINLVKQLHMEISRRTLAISTAGDD, encoded by the exons atgcccgcctcctccgtctccggcggcagcggccccGGCGGCGTGTCCCCGGAGGCCATCATCGAGTGGCTGCAGGACGAGATGGGCTACCCgtccgccccgcccgcgccggaCCAGCTCCGCAAGATCTGCCGGGGCAACATGCTCCCCGTCTGgtccttcctcctccgccgcgtccgCTCCGAGCGCACCGTCTCCACCGCCCGCAAGAACATCCTCGTCCACGGCgtcgcggcgaggcgggcgcggGAGGGCGGGGCCGGGGCGGGGGCCGGGGccgggggcgacgcggcggccagGGAGGCCGAGGCGAGGGAGCGGGACCTCGCCACGGAGGAGGCCGAGCGGCTCCGGGGGGTCGTGCGGAGGCAGCGGAAGGAGCTGCGCGCCCGCATCGCGGAGGTCGCGCGCGAGGAGGCCGAGCGGAAGCGCGTCCTCGGGGAGCGCTCCAATGCCAG GCACAAACAAGTTATGCTTGAGGCATACGAACAGCAATGCGATGAAGCATGCAAGATATTTGCTGAATACCAACGACGACTACATCAATTTGTTAATCAAGCAAGGGATGTGCGAAGGTCAAGTATAGGTGCGGGTGGACCTGCAGATGCTGTTGAGGATATGCAGTTGCAGAGCGAGAGAGAAGAACTCTACTCGACTGTCAAAAGCAACAGGTTGTCAGATGATCTTGTAGAGACCTCACGTGAAAGGAGTATTCGGAAGGCATGTGAAACTCTTGCTGGAGATATGATCGAAATGATTCGAAGCTCTTTCCCAGCATTTGAAGGAAGTGGCATCAATTCAAGTTCCCAGTTAGATGCAGCAAAGTTGGGCATTGATCTGGATGGTGAAATACCACAGGATGTTAAAGCTGTGGCATTGGATTCCCTAAAAAATCCTTCATTACTGCTGCAATCAATCATTACATACACATCACGCATGAAAATACTCATACATAAAGAAACAGACAAGATTGACATACGTGCTGATGCAGAACTTTTGAG gtataaatatgaaaatgaGCAGGTCATTGATGCTGCTTCAACTGATGCAAGCTCACCCTTGCCATATCAAGTATATGGCAATGGAAAGACTGGATCAGAGCTGTCAACCCGCGGAACATATGACCAGCTACTGGAAAGACAG AAAGAACATGTTCAGCAATTCTTGGCCACAGAAGATGCTTTAAATAAAGCTGCTGAAGCTAAAGCTAAAAGCCAGAAGCTCTTGCAACGCCTTCATGGCACTAGTGATGCGGCAGGAAGTAAAAAGATGCCTACTGGGAACACCTCACAGAACATGACTAACAGCAGACACTTGGAG CTCGATGTTTGGGCGAAGGAAAGAGAAGTTGCTGGGTTAAAGGCAAGCTTGAATACACTGACTTCTGAGGTACAGCGTCTGTACAAGTTATGTGCTGAGTGGAAAGAAGCGGAAGATTCCTTGAAGAAAAAGTGGAAGAAAATAGAAGAATTTGATGCTCGTAGATCAGAACTTGAGTGCATTTACAATGCTCTTCTGCGGGCCAATATG GAGGCATCAACATTTTGGGAGCAACAGCCATTATCTGCAAGAGGATATGCGTCAAGAACAATCATCCCTGCTTGTAATGCTGTGGTAGACATGTCAACTAACTCAAGGGATCTCATCGAGCGAGAATTGTCTGCGTTTGGTCAGAGCTTGGATAACAGCTTATGCAGGTTGCCAGCAACTCCTCAG GCTCTTTTGGAGGCTTTGGGCTCCAATGGTGCTACAGGATCAGAAGCAGTTGCAGCTGCAGAGAAACATGCTGCTTTGTTAACTGCACGAGCTGGAGCCAGAGATCCATCTGCTGTGCCATCCATATGCCGCATCTCTACTGCTCTTCAGTACAATTCTG TTTCACCAGGTACAGAAGGCACTGATTCTGGCTTGGCATCAGTTCTAAATTCACTGGAGTTCTGCCTAAAACCTTGTGGTTCTGAAGCTAGTATACTAGAGGATTTATCAAAGGCTATTAATTTGGTGCACACGCGGAGAAATCTGGTTGAGAATGATCGTGTTTTGCTGAACCGAGCACATCGTGCTCAACAGGAATATGAAAG GGTGGCCAACTACTGTCTTAAATTAGCTGGTGAACAAGAAAAGATGGTATCAGAAAGGTGGTTGCCAGAACTGAGAAACGCAGTTCAAGAGGCTCAAAGGTGTTTTGAGGATTGCCGACGTGTTAGGGGTTTG GTTGACGAATGGTATGAACAACCAGCAGCAACAGTCGTTGACTGGGTGACAATAGACGGGCAAAGCGTTGGTGCCTGGATCAACCTCGTAAAGCAACTCCACATGGAAATCTCCAGAAGAACGCTTGCCATATCCACGGCAGGCGACGACTAA